A single Corynebacterium stationis DNA region contains:
- a CDS encoding sigma-70 family RNA polymerase sigma factor, whose translation MTNSSAQNSHDASENNEKEVDRGSRRGKTNDNPSADLVRVYLNGIGKTALLSAEDEVELAQAIEIGLYAEYKLNTAEKLTRAEKRDMKILVKEGKKARSHLLEANLRLVVSLAKRYTGRGMPLLDLIQEGNLGLIRAMEKFDYAKGFKFSTYATWWIRQAITRGMADQSRTIRLPVHLVEQVNKLSRIKREMYQSLGREATNEELAEESGIEENKIEMLLRQSRDPVSLDMPVGADEEAPLGDFIEDAEATDAETAVVASMRHSDIRDVIGTLEQREQDVIRLRYGLDDGVPRTLDQIGRKFGLSRERVRQIEREVMAKLRDGNRANRLREYAL comes from the coding sequence ATGACCAATTCATCTGCCCAGAATTCCCATGACGCTTCAGAAAATAATGAAAAGGAAGTTGACCGGGGCTCCCGCCGCGGTAAGACCAATGACAACCCTTCCGCTGACCTAGTTCGCGTTTACCTCAACGGAATTGGTAAGACGGCACTACTTTCTGCCGAAGATGAAGTTGAGCTTGCCCAAGCCATTGAAATTGGCTTGTATGCAGAATATAAGCTCAACACCGCAGAAAAGCTCACTCGTGCTGAAAAGCGCGACATGAAGATTTTAGTCAAGGAAGGCAAGAAGGCTCGTTCCCACCTGCTGGAAGCCAACTTGCGTCTGGTTGTTTCCCTAGCAAAACGCTACACCGGCCGCGGCATGCCTTTGCTGGACCTTATCCAAGAGGGCAATCTGGGCCTTATTCGCGCGATGGAAAAGTTTGACTACGCCAAGGGCTTTAAGTTCTCGACTTATGCCACCTGGTGGATTCGTCAAGCAATCACCCGCGGCATGGCAGACCAGTCGCGCACCATTCGCCTACCAGTCCACTTGGTAGAGCAGGTTAATAAGCTCTCGCGCATCAAGCGTGAGATGTACCAATCGCTTGGCCGTGAGGCAACAAACGAGGAATTGGCGGAAGAATCCGGCATCGAAGAAAACAAGATTGAGATGCTTCTCCGTCAGTCCCGTGACCCCGTCTCTTTGGACATGCCAGTCGGTGCGGATGAAGAAGCACCTTTGGGAGACTTCATTGAAGACGCCGAAGCAACCGATGCCGAAACTGCTGTGGTTGCTTCCATGCGCCACTCCGATATCCGGGACGTCATCGGAACCTTAGAGCAGCGCGAGCAGGACGTCATCCGCTTGCGCTATGGCCTAGATGATGGAGTCCCACGCACCTTAGACCAGATCGGACGCAAGTTTGGCCTCTCCCGTGAGCGGGTACGCCAGATTGAGCGTGAGGTTATGGCTAAGCTCCGCGATGGCAACCGCGCCAACCGTCTTCGCGAGTACGCACTGTAG
- the galE gene encoding UDP-glucose 4-epimerase GalE yields MKLLVTGGAGYVGSVCAATLLEAGHDVTIIDNFSTGNREAVPAKATLVGGDVADLAAEVLAQGGFDGVVHFAARSLVGESVEMPAEYWQHNVVTTLTLLEAMRANSVDNLVFSSTAATYGEPEQVPITEDMPTQPTNPYGASKLAIDYMITSYAKAYGFKATSLRYFNVAGAYGSIGENREIETHLIPIVLQVALGHRDKIFIFGDDWDTIDGTAVRDYIHVRDLADAHLLALEANALGEHRIFNLGSGDGYSVKQVIETCREVTGHPIPAEVAPRRAGDPATLIASSERIKSELGWNPQRTDLHTIVTDAWEFTRQLGERAHSASRIAK; encoded by the coding sequence ATGAAACTACTAGTTACTGGCGGCGCTGGCTATGTTGGCAGCGTGTGTGCTGCAACTTTGCTCGAAGCAGGTCATGACGTGACCATTATTGATAATTTTTCAACAGGCAACCGCGAGGCAGTGCCAGCAAAAGCCACTTTGGTCGGGGGCGATGTTGCCGATCTGGCAGCAGAGGTGCTGGCACAAGGCGGCTTCGATGGCGTCGTGCACTTTGCGGCTCGCTCGCTTGTTGGCGAATCCGTAGAAATGCCGGCAGAATACTGGCAGCACAATGTCGTCACCACTTTGACGCTGCTCGAGGCGATGCGCGCGAATTCCGTCGATAACTTAGTCTTCTCCTCTACCGCGGCAACATATGGCGAGCCCGAGCAGGTTCCCATCACCGAAGATATGCCGACGCAGCCGACTAATCCTTATGGCGCATCCAAGCTGGCTATTGACTACATGATCACTTCCTACGCTAAGGCTTATGGTTTCAAAGCAACGTCATTGCGCTACTTCAATGTCGCTGGCGCTTATGGCTCTATTGGCGAGAACCGCGAAATTGAAACCCACCTCATCCCCATCGTCTTACAGGTAGCCCTGGGTCACCGTGACAAGATTTTCATTTTTGGCGATGACTGGGACACCATCGACGGCACCGCTGTGCGCGACTATATCCATGTCCGTGACCTTGCAGATGCCCACCTGCTCGCTTTAGAAGCTAATGCCCTCGGAGAGCATCGGATATTCAACCTCGGCTCAGGTGACGGTTACTCCGTCAAGCAAGTTATTGAAACCTGCCGCGAGGTTACCGGCCACCCCATTCCAGCTGAAGTTGCACCCCGGCGCGCAGGCGACCCAGCTACCTTGATTGCGTCTTCCGAGCGCATCAAGTCCGAGCTCGGCTGGAACCCACAGCGTACCGACCTTCACACGATTGTTACGGATGCTTGGGAATTCACCCGTCAATTAGGTGAACGCGCGCACTCCGCTTCGCGCATCGCAAAGTAG
- a CDS encoding DUF4192 domain-containing protein, with product MTNSSTLRTPGQLLANIPGILGFYPSDSIVLMAFEESDGDLTLGPTLRFDIADLSATLTKALTAIDHHRCVFIMPFAITSSTGSDIQRIAQEIFNHAELLDMPITALWHTAEIADGEPFAAIERDLSEISEELREIEEMPRDWKNGHIDQVVSAVTMEPFIREGRLPGYDRDEAHAPLHRRNHIIDADTLELIQGQALHAAAIMHDKDSLVNPRYGYGLEDLLKECEELIFQASTYGFDAADSCLHDLGLLGSAAMTMGNTYVRDLTAATYLDHPEETAAIMLATSQSFSGVIRNNALCMYAAAQIKRGMSMYAGMALGASQSADHNHSLTSLMLQCYLNGLATNCVDNINQGSANARSHYYRKLAQRTSDSAKSEDEAGTDNFDDAA from the coding sequence ATGACAAACTCTTCAACACTTCGAACCCCTGGACAACTACTAGCAAATATCCCTGGAATCCTCGGATTCTATCCCTCTGACTCTATCGTGTTAATGGCTTTTGAAGAAAGCGACGGCGATCTAACCCTTGGCCCTACACTGCGCTTCGACATCGCCGATTTGAGCGCAACCTTGACCAAAGCCTTAACAGCAATCGATCATCACCGCTGCGTGTTCATCATGCCTTTCGCCATCACCTCGTCGACTGGATCTGACATCCAGCGCATTGCACAGGAAATCTTTAACCATGCAGAACTTCTAGACATGCCCATCACCGCGCTATGGCACACAGCCGAAATTGCCGACGGTGAACCGTTTGCTGCCATTGAACGTGACCTCAGTGAAATTTCAGAAGAACTACGAGAGATTGAAGAAATGCCTAGAGATTGGAAAAACGGACACATTGACCAAGTAGTCAGCGCTGTAACCATGGAACCTTTCATCCGCGAGGGGCGCTTGCCCGGATATGACCGAGACGAAGCGCATGCTCCACTGCACCGACGCAACCACATCATTGATGCCGACACTTTGGAGCTGATACAAGGACAAGCACTACACGCGGCAGCAATAATGCACGATAAAGACAGCCTTGTAAATCCCCGATATGGATACGGACTAGAGGACTTGCTCAAAGAATGCGAGGAGCTGATATTCCAAGCATCCACTTATGGCTTTGATGCTGCTGATAGCTGCCTGCACGATCTCGGGCTTTTGGGCTCAGCTGCCATGACGATGGGTAACACCTATGTCCGTGACCTCACTGCAGCCACCTATTTGGACCATCCGGAAGAAACTGCAGCGATCATGCTTGCTACCTCGCAGTCTTTTAGCGGAGTTATCCGCAATAACGCACTGTGCATGTATGCCGCGGCCCAAATCAAACGCGGCATGTCTATGTATGCCGGCATGGCACTGGGGGCTTCACAAAGTGCGGACCACAACCACTCACTGACATCTTTAATGCTGCAGTGCTATCTCAACGGGCTAGCTACAAACTGCGTGGACAATATCAACCAAGGAAGTGCTAATGCACGCAGTCATTACTACCGGAAACTAGCGCAACGAACGAGTGATTCGGCAAAGAGCGAAGATGAGGCCGGCACCGACAACTTTGACGATGCCGCCTAG
- a CDS encoding metal-dependent transcriptional regulator: MRDLVDTTEMYLRTIYELEEEGIVPLRARIAERLEQSGPTVSQTVARMERDGLLHVRPDRSLDLTPEGREHATSVMRKHRLAERLLTDVLGLDIHQVHDEACRWEHVMSEDVERRVVAVIDDPSLSPFGNPIPGLEKLGAVSAPFNDDKRAIDLPHGEDVEATITQINEIIQYDGDAFENLFAAGMNVGADVTVRQEGGVVTLTNAEGGQVQLADDYAHAIRVALR; this comes from the coding sequence GTGAGGGACTTAGTCGATACCACTGAGATGTATCTGCGCACTATCTATGAACTAGAAGAAGAAGGCATTGTTCCTTTGCGCGCACGCATTGCGGAGCGTCTTGAGCAATCTGGTCCAACCGTTTCCCAAACGGTTGCGCGCATGGAGCGCGACGGACTTTTGCACGTGCGCCCAGACCGCAGTCTTGACTTGACTCCAGAAGGACGCGAGCACGCGACTTCTGTGATGCGCAAGCACCGTCTCGCGGAGCGTTTATTGACCGACGTCTTGGGGCTCGATATTCACCAGGTACACGATGAGGCCTGTCGCTGGGAGCACGTCATGAGTGAGGATGTCGAACGCCGCGTGGTTGCAGTCATTGATGACCCATCCTTGTCTCCTTTCGGAAACCCGATTCCGGGCTTGGAGAAGCTCGGCGCAGTTTCCGCACCGTTTAATGACGATAAGCGCGCGATTGATCTTCCACATGGTGAAGATGTTGAAGCAACCATTACGCAGATCAATGAGATCATCCAGTACGACGGTGATGCTTTCGAGAATCTCTTTGCTGCTGGCATGAATGTCGGCGCTGATGTCACTGTTCGCCAAGAAGGTGGCGTAGTCACTCTCACCAACGCTGAGGGTGGACAGGTACAATTGGCAGACGATTACGCCCACGCTATTCGCGTGGCTCTGCGTTAG
- a CDS encoding DEAD/DEAH box helicase: protein MNLSQMLPDLQEVPESLVDDAVWDTFVSWTDQRGISLYPAQEEASLALLAGDNVILATPTGSGKSMVANAAHFIAMARGQRSFYTAPIKALVSEKFFALCEIFGPENVGMMTGDATVNGNAPIIAATAEIVANIALRDGAEAKIDQVVMDEFHYYSEPDRGWAWQVPLLELPKAQFLLMSATLGNTEWLEKDLTQRTGRKTTFVGGTTRPVPLDFSYTFLAVHETVQELLDAGKAPIYIVHFSQREASERAQALTSLSGLITPEEKQRIAEEIGTFRFTTAFGKDLSKLVRRGIGVHHAGMLPKYRRLVERLAQKGLLKVICGTDTLGVGINVPIRTVLMTGLAKYDGRRERILKSREFHQIAGRAGRAGYDTEGTVVVEAPEHEIENAKARQRLSSDPAKLKKLKKKAPRDGTVTWSEKTFDRIIHAEPEQLTSQFRVSNSMLLNVLARHGDGYEHMKHLLRTNHDTRVQQNKHILTALDLFRGLLNAGLVQRSTKGLDIYGRPYHLVRELPRDFALNQPLSPFALAALSLLDKESPTFYLDVISVFESILDNPRQVLQAQQSQRRGEEIAALKADGVDYTERMAIVEDITWPKPLEELLEQAYDTFAESNPWVKEFELAPKSVVRDMLESAMTFSDLVASYGLARSEGVILRYLTDAWRTLRQSIPDEYMTEELSDVITWLGELIRQVDSSLVDEWAEMTGEDSPISQETLDRELAFGVEDPTLLTSNRRAFTIMVRNYLFRIVQLFAFEKEDRLEEMLDYLEDIPDFGAALDDYFDEYDDMETGPEARGKEFFRLGDTSGRAWEVRQIIKDPAGDHGYQLVATVDLDASDEAGEVRLSSLRIEY from the coding sequence GTGAACCTCTCCCAGATGCTGCCTGACTTGCAAGAAGTACCTGAATCCCTCGTTGATGACGCGGTTTGGGACACATTTGTCTCGTGGACCGATCAGCGAGGGATTTCTCTCTACCCCGCCCAGGAAGAAGCATCGCTTGCACTGTTAGCCGGCGATAACGTCATCCTCGCAACTCCGACTGGCTCCGGTAAATCCATGGTGGCCAATGCCGCGCACTTTATTGCGATGGCACGCGGCCAGCGGTCCTTTTATACTGCGCCGATTAAAGCTTTGGTGAGCGAAAAATTCTTTGCCCTGTGTGAAATCTTTGGCCCAGAGAATGTCGGCATGATGACCGGTGATGCCACGGTCAACGGGAATGCGCCCATTATCGCCGCCACTGCCGAAATCGTTGCCAATATCGCGCTGCGTGATGGTGCAGAAGCAAAAATCGACCAAGTAGTAATGGATGAATTTCACTACTACTCCGAGCCGGACCGCGGCTGGGCATGGCAAGTTCCCTTGCTGGAGCTGCCCAAGGCGCAATTTTTGCTAATGTCCGCAACCTTGGGCAATACCGAGTGGCTAGAAAAAGATCTCACCCAACGAACTGGGCGCAAAACCACTTTCGTAGGTGGCACCACTCGCCCAGTTCCATTGGATTTCTCCTATACCTTCTTGGCAGTTCATGAAACTGTGCAAGAGCTTTTGGATGCTGGAAAGGCCCCTATCTATATTGTGCATTTCTCTCAGCGCGAGGCTTCTGAGCGTGCACAGGCGCTTACTTCCCTATCTGGGCTGATAACTCCGGAAGAAAAGCAGCGCATCGCAGAAGAGATTGGCACTTTCCGTTTCACCACCGCTTTTGGCAAGGATTTATCCAAGTTGGTGCGTCGCGGCATTGGTGTTCACCATGCTGGCATGCTGCCTAAATATCGCCGTTTGGTCGAGCGTCTGGCACAAAAAGGCCTGCTCAAAGTAATCTGCGGTACGGATACTCTCGGCGTGGGTATTAACGTTCCCATCCGCACAGTGCTTATGACTGGCCTGGCAAAATACGATGGTCGTCGCGAACGGATCTTGAAGTCCCGCGAGTTCCACCAGATTGCGGGTCGTGCGGGTCGTGCAGGCTATGACACGGAAGGCACCGTGGTTGTAGAAGCACCCGAGCATGAGATTGAAAATGCGAAAGCTCGCCAGCGTCTCTCTTCTGACCCTGCCAAGTTGAAAAAGCTGAAGAAGAAGGCCCCGCGTGATGGCACAGTGACGTGGTCAGAGAAAACTTTTGATCGCATCATTCATGCAGAGCCTGAGCAATTGACCTCGCAGTTTCGAGTCTCTAACTCCATGCTGCTCAATGTCTTAGCCCGTCATGGTGATGGCTATGAGCACATGAAACATTTGCTGCGCACTAACCATGACACCCGCGTGCAGCAAAACAAGCATATTTTGACTGCACTGGATCTCTTCCGTGGCTTGCTGAACGCAGGGCTTGTGCAGCGTTCTACCAAGGGCTTGGATATCTACGGACGCCCCTACCACCTAGTGCGTGAGCTTCCGCGTGACTTTGCGTTAAATCAGCCGCTGTCGCCGTTTGCGCTCGCTGCACTGTCGTTGTTGGATAAGGAGTCACCGACTTTTTATCTCGACGTCATCTCTGTCTTCGAATCGATTCTGGATAATCCGCGCCAGGTCTTACAAGCTCAACAGTCGCAGCGACGTGGCGAAGAAATCGCTGCGCTCAAAGCTGACGGCGTTGACTACACCGAACGCATGGCGATCGTAGAAGATATCACCTGGCCAAAGCCGCTAGAAGAATTGCTAGAGCAAGCCTATGACACCTTTGCAGAGTCGAATCCGTGGGTAAAGGAATTTGAGCTAGCGCCTAAGTCTGTCGTTCGTGACATGCTCGAAAGCGCAATGACTTTCTCCGATCTGGTGGCTAGCTATGGGCTGGCCCGTTCGGAAGGCGTAATCTTGCGCTATCTCACCGATGCGTGGCGGACCTTGCGTCAATCAATTCCGGATGAGTACATGACTGAGGAGCTATCCGATGTCATCACTTGGCTGGGAGAGCTTATCCGCCAAGTGGACTCCTCGCTGGTCGATGAGTGGGCAGAGATGACCGGGGAAGACTCCCCGATTTCTCAAGAAACGCTCGACCGCGAGCTAGCTTTCGGCGTCGAGGACCCGACGCTATTAACGTCCAACCGCCGCGCTTTTACGATCATGGTTCGCAACTATCTCTTCCGCATCGTGCAGCTTTTTGCCTTCGAAAAAGAAGACCGTCTGGAAGAGATGCTGGATTATCTTGAGGACATCCCTGATTTCGGAGCTGCCTTGGATGATTACTTCGATGAGTATGACGACATGGAAACCGGCCCGGAAGCACGCGGAAAGGAATTCTTCAGACTGGGAGATACCTCAGGCAGGGCTTGGGAGGTACGCCAGATTATCAAAGATCCAGCAGGCGATCATGGATATCAGTTGGTAGCGACCGTTGATTTGGATGCTTCTGATGAAGCCGGTGAAGTTCGTCTATCCAGCCTAAGAATCGAGTACTAG
- a CDS encoding proteasome assembly chaperone family protein → MQDNERRMYELEYPAPSVDEGPTLVVAMHGYADAGLSVESSADHLKAALESRPLATFNSDELIDYRSRRPAVTIDIDQPVEIESLDLDIRVLKDTEGKPFLLLSGPEPDLRWESFTKAVAELVTRFDVKNTICLYAAPMPVPHTRPLVVTAHGNSAELVSRMVRMESKMIVPGSASLFIEKELAQLGRNVAGYTAHVPHYLSSSPYPHATHQLLDAVSEAAGLNLPLKSLEHDIERVNIQLEEQVNDSEEIVQVVHSLEDQYDAYMERYRNEHPQAIMPGEQHVPSGEELGAEFQRFLADIDTADDFLENDSEDGKDSDPEDDF, encoded by the coding sequence ATGCAAGATAACGAACGTCGCATGTATGAGTTGGAATATCCCGCACCGTCGGTTGATGAGGGGCCAACGCTGGTAGTGGCAATGCACGGCTATGCCGATGCCGGCCTTTCGGTTGAATCCAGCGCTGATCACCTCAAGGCTGCTTTAGAATCACGCCCGTTAGCAACATTTAATAGCGATGAGCTCATTGATTATCGCTCCCGTCGCCCTGCGGTCACGATTGATATTGACCAGCCCGTGGAAATTGAATCTTTGGATCTAGATATTCGCGTGCTCAAGGACACTGAAGGCAAGCCTTTTCTGCTGCTTTCTGGACCCGAGCCGGATCTACGGTGGGAGTCTTTTACCAAGGCCGTTGCAGAGTTAGTAACGCGCTTTGATGTTAAAAACACCATCTGTCTGTACGCTGCGCCGATGCCCGTGCCACACACACGTCCTTTGGTAGTTACTGCGCATGGAAACTCTGCTGAGTTGGTTTCTCGCATGGTGCGTATGGAATCCAAGATGATTGTTCCAGGTTCTGCTTCCTTATTCATCGAAAAGGAACTTGCGCAACTTGGCCGTAATGTCGCTGGATATACCGCACACGTTCCGCACTACTTGTCCTCGTCCCCATATCCACATGCCACTCACCAGCTATTGGACGCGGTATCTGAGGCAGCAGGGCTGAACCTGCCATTGAAGTCCTTAGAGCATGACATTGAACGGGTTAATATCCAGCTTGAAGAGCAGGTCAATGATTCTGAGGAAATTGTTCAGGTCGTTCACTCCTTAGAGGATCAATATGACGCTTATATGGAGCGTTACCGCAATGAACATCCACAGGCGATCATGCCGGGCGAGCAGCATGTGCCAAGTGGTGAAGAGCTTGGAGCAGAGTTCCAACGTTTCCTCGCGGATATAGACACCGCGGATGATTTCTTAGAAAATGATTCTGAAGACGGCAAGGACTCCGACCCTGAGGATGACTTCTAA